A stretch of DNA from Bacillus sp. NP157:
TTGTCGAGGCCATCGGCCTCGAGCCGGCTGGCGCCGAGCTCCTGCTTGACGACCTGGTAGGCGAGCGCACGCGCCGTCACGTCGTCGAGGTAGCCCTTGTCGGCGGCCATGTGCCGTTCCAGCCAGCCGGTCGCCGCACGCCAGTCACCGCGCTTCTTCGCCACCAGGTAGGCCGTCCTGGTCGCGGAGACCAGTGTTTCGGAAAACTCGCCCTGTACGCCGTTCCTGATCGCGGCCATGGCGTGCCGCTCGGCACCGTCGACGTTGCCGACCGCCCACGCGGCGCGCGCCATCAAGGCGTCGAACTGCGCGGTCTGGATCGGGTACTGGTCGCGGACCACGGAGGCGTAGTAACGCTCGAGCAGCGCCGTGGCGGCCGTGGCGTCGCCGCGCGCGATGGCGCTCTCGGCCACGTCCGCGCGCAGCGCGTTCGCGACGAGCACTTCGCCGGCCTTCTGGCAGTCGGCGACCCACTGCACGAACGCCGGGCTGTTGCCGTCCACGCGCCCGCCGCGATATTGCGCATGCAGCTTGACCATGTTCGCCTTGCACGCTTCCGCGGGCGTGACGGCCTCGGCCACGCCGCGGTCCGCGTAGTCGGCGGCGAGGTCGTATTGCCCGGCCGTGGTCAGCATCTGGGCGGCTTCCAGCAGCGCCTGCAGGCGCGCGGGGTGGTCGGTGACGCCCGGCAGCGCGGTGACCATGCCGTTGAGGCGGATGAAGGCGTCCTGGTAGCGGTGGCCGATGCCGAGGATGTTGATCAGCGTCGCGGTCGCGCGCAGTCGCAGCACCTTGCCCGGCGAATGGTCGGCGATGTCTTCGAGCAGGGGCAGGGCCCTGGGATAGTCGCCGCCGTAGGCTACCTGCCAGGCCACCAGGTAATCGAAGTGCGCGCGTGCGTCGGTGGCCAGCGTGTCGCGCACGCGCCCGAGGCGGTCCAGCGTTGCGACGAATCCCGGGTGGTCGGAGGTCTTGCTGGCGTCGATGGTGGCGAGGGTCGCCGCGGCGTCCTCGCCGGGGCGAAGCTGAGCGCGTGCATCGCCGGCGTGGTACGCCAGCGTCAGGAACGCGAGCACCGACAACCAGCGGTGCAACGGGCGGTGTGTCACGGACATGCGTCTGCGCGCTCAGTGACCCGCGCGGTCCGGCATGGACGCGATCTTGGCTTTCTGCACGATGTCCCCCTTTCCCCTCGCACTGGCAGAACCCCCCGGTCCATCCAGCACGTGCACGATCTTAGCGCGGCGTGACCTGGCCGGCGCGCTGGACGACCGGCCTGGCGCGCTGCCTGCAAAGCGCCACATCCCGGCCCTCTAACCGCCGCGAACGCCCCACAACCTGCCTCCACGCTCCCCCTGGAACCGACGCATGACCCGCTTGCCCGGACTGGACACCCTGCGCGCCGTTGCCGTCGCGTGGGTCATGCTCTTCCACAGTTACCTTGTCGGCGGCCTCGGCGAAAACTTTGGCCTGCTCGAGCGTGCCGGCTGGATGGGCGTCGACCTGTTCTTCGTCCTCAGCGGCTTCCTGATCGGCTCGCAGGTCTTCCGTGGGCTGCGCGACGGTGGCTCGCTCGACCTGCGTGCGTTTTATGCACGCCGTGCCGCGCGCATCCTTCCGGCCTTCCTTGTCGTGCTGGGGCTCTACGTGGCGTGGCCGGCCTGGCGCGAAACACCGCAGATGCAGCCGGCCTGGCAGTTCCTCACCTTCACCTTCAACCTGTGGTTCGACGCGCCGGACCGCTACGCCTTCTCGCATGCGTGGTCGCTGTGCGTGGAGGAACACTTCTACCTCTTGTTCCCGCTGCTGGCGCTGCTGCTTGCGCGGCGGATGACGACGCGTCGTTTCGTTGCGTCCTGCCTGCTGGTCGTCCTCGGCGGCATCGTCCTGCGCGGCGTGCTGTGGCAGGCCATCATCGGCCCGCGCATCGGCACCGACCTGCCTGTTGGTCCGCCGTTCCTCCAGTTCCTCTACTACCCCACGTATGCGCGACTGGACGGGCTCGTGGCGGGCGTCGCGCTGGCGGCCTGCGCGGTGTATCGGCCCGTGTGGCTGGCGCGGGCACAGGCGCGTGGCGGCCTCCTGCTGCTCGGTTCGGCCGTGTTGCTCGGCGCGTGCATCGCGCTGTGCGAGGGCCGTCGCCTTGGCTTCTGGCCCAACACCGTCGGCTACCCGCTGATCGCCCTCGCCATGGCGGGTTTCGTCGCTGCCGGCGCCGGCGGCACGTGGCTGGCGCGCTGGCGTATCCCCGGGGCGGGATGGCTGGCCCGCGCGTCCTACAGCCTTTACCTAAGCCACAAGGGCGCCTTCATGCTGGCCGAGGCGGCGATGGGCGGCCGGCTGGATACCAGTCCCGTGCTCCGCTTCATGGTCTTCGTCGTGGTCGTGCTGGCCGTGGGCGCCACGCTGCACTACACCGTGGAACGGCCCTTCCTGCGCTGGCGCGAGCGTCGTTCGGCTACCCTACGTGGATCGTCTCCGGCGCAGGGCAACAGCGTGGCAGTCATCGCAGCGGAGGCCGGCATGCCGGCCACAGGGCAGCTCGAACCGTGACGCGCCATGCGCCCGCGCTGCTGGTTTCCGCGCCTGCATCGGGCCAGGGCAAGACCAGCATCACCGCTGCGCTGGCCCGTGCCCACGCACGACTCGGGCGCCGCGTCCGCGTGTTCAAGACCGGCCCGGATTTCCTCGATCCGATGGTCCTTGCCCGTGCCAGCGGCGCTGCGGTGTACCAGCTGGATCCGTGGATGGGCGGCGAGGACGACGTGCGCTCGCGCCTCTACGCCGCGGCCGGCGAGGCCGACCTGATCCTCGTCGAAGGGGTGATGGGCCTGTTCGATGGCACGCCCTCCAGCGCTGACCTCGCCGCGCGCTTCGGCCTGCCGGTGCTCGCCGTCATCGACGGCTCGGCGATGGCGCAGACGTTCGGCGCGCTCGCCCACGGCCTGGCCACCTATCGCAGCGACGTGCACGTGCACGGCGTCCTCGCCAATCGCGTGGCCGGCGACTACCACGCAGCACTCCTGCGCGAGAGCCTTCCGCCTTCGCTCACGTGGTTTGGATTCGTCCCCGGCGACGTGGCGATGGCCTTGCCCGAGCGGCACCTGGGCCTGGTCGCCGCCGACGAGCTCGGCGACCTCGATGCGCGGCTCGATGGCCTGGCCGATGCATTGTCGGGCAGCCACGCACTGGCGTTGCCGCTGCCCGTCGCCTTCGCACCGGTGGCGGCGGCGTCATCGGTCCACGGGCATGCGCCGCTGGCGGGCGTGCGCATCGCCGTGGCCCACGACGCGGCCTTTTGCTTCGTCTATCCCGCGAACCTCGACGTCCTGCGCGAGGCCGGCGCGTCGATCGTTCCGTTCTCGCCCCTTGCCGGCGATGCATTGCCGCCCTGTGACGCAGCGTGGCTACCGGGCGGCTATCCCGAACTACACATGGACGTCCTCGCAGCGCATGACGGCCTGCGCGATGCCCTGCGTGCGCACGTGGATGCGGGAAAACCGTTGCTCGCCGAATGCGGCGGCCTGCTCTATGCGCTGGAAACGCTCGAGGACGTCGCGGGAAACCATGCACCCATGGCGGGTCTGATGCGTGGCCATGCAACGGTACAGCCACGCATGGCCGCCCTCGGCATGCAATCCGTCACGTTGCCCGAGGGCACGCTACGCGGCCACTCGTTCCACTTCGCGCGCGCCGAGATCGATGCTCCGGCCCTGGCCGTCGCCGTCAATCCATCCGGCGGTCCCACCGTCGAAGCGGTGTACCGTCGCAACCGGATGACCGCGACCTTCATGCATCTCTATTTCCCGTCGAATCCCCACGCCGCCGTGCAGCTGTTTTCTGCATGACCGGTGCGGTGTCCTTGGCGGGCAGGCGACAACGTAAAAAGGGCGCCCCGAGGGGCGCCCTTCTTCGTTTACCCGAGCGCCTGGATCAGTAACGCGGCACGGTCGGGTCGATTTCGCGCGACCACGCATCCATGCCGCCATCGACGCTGTAGATCTGCGTGAAGCCGTGGGCAGCCATGCGCTCGGCCGCGGTGCGGCTGGAGATGCCGTGGTGGCAGATGAACGCGATGGCGGTGTCCTTCGGCAGCGAGGCCAGGCCTTCGTAGCCTTCCTCGTCGAGGATGCGCGCACCGGCAAGCGGAGCGGCGGCCGCGCGGCCGTGGGCCGGGCGGACGTCGACCAGCACCACGTCGCCGGCGGCCAGGCGGTCCTTCAGCTCATGCACGCTCATCGAGGCGATTTCGACCGCGCCCGGGAACTTCAGGCTGAGGCCTTCGCCCTGCACCGTGCTGACCCAGTCGATCACAATGCCCTTGGCGCGCTGCGCACTGCCCGGGTCGAAATGCACTTCGATGCCGCTGGCCACGGTGACGATGTCGTGGTCGCCGGCCGGGGCGAGCTGGAAGCCGGCGCTGTGGTCCGGGCCGATTTCCAGGTGCAGGGCCATGCCCTGGGCATTGGCCATGCCACCACGGATGGCCTCGGCGGCCTTTTCGGTGATGGTGATTTCCGGCGGGGTGCGGTCCGGGGCGCTGGCGCCGAACAGCGTGTACAGCTCACCGCTGGTGTACATCTGGCGGATGATGTCCGAGCCGCCGACCAGCTCGCCCTTGACGTAGAGCTGCGGGATCGTCGGCCACTGGCCGTATTCCTTGATGCCCTCGCGGATTTCCGGGTCTTCCAGCACGTTCACCGTGTGGTACTGGCCGACGACGTCGTTCAGCGTGTTGGTGGCGGCGGCGGAGAAGCCACACATCGGCTGCTGGCGCGTGCCCTTCATGAACAGCACGACCTCGTGCTCGGCCAGGAGGGATTCGATGCGCTCGCGGGTGGGGGTATCAAGGGCCATGGGAGGGGATCACCGCAAAGGAAAGAGGGCCATTTTACTGGCATCCCTCGCAGATGGGCGCTATCAATGTGAAATCAACCCACCTAGGCCGCTTCGGCGGTCAGCCGCGACAGGTCGCTGAAGCAGTCGGCCAACGGGGCGAAGGCCAGCACGGCCTCCGGCGAGGGCAGCACCGTCTCACGGCTGGCGCGACCCAGCGGGGTATAACGCTCGGTCCAGTGGACCAATTCCATGGCCCCGCCGAAGTCCTCGACCAGCGCAGTGCAATGTTCCACCCAGTCGCCGTCGTTGAGGTACAGCACGCCGTCGATGCTGCGCATGTGGCCGAAGTGGATGTGCCCGCAGATATGGCCGTCAAGGCCGCGTTCGGCGGCATCGCTGGCCACGCGCTGCTCGTAGCCGCGGATGTACGCCATGGCCAGGCCGATGTGCGACTTGATGATGATCGACAGCGGCAGGTACGGCATGTCGAGGCGGCGGCGCACGGAGTGCATCCGCCGGTTCGCCCAGCAGATGAAGCGATGCATGGTGTCGCCGAGCAGGGTGAGCCAGCGCTTGCCGATGTGTTCCGGATCGAACTCGTCGCCGTGGCTGACGCGATAACGGCGGCCATCGGCGCCTTCGTGCAGGGCGTCCAGTTCGACGCGGATGCCGGCGATGGTCGAGCCGGCCAGGCCGCGCATCTGGTAATCGTGGTTGCCCGGGATGTAAACGACATCCACGCCACGCGCGGCCATCGCGATCAGTTCGGCGATCACGGCGCTGTGGTCCGGGTGCCACCAGTGGCGCTTCGCGAGGGCTTCGAGGTCGACGATGTCGCCGACCAGGTACAGCGTGTCGCATTGCACGCTGCGCAGGAAATCGAGGAGGTAGGCTGCCTTGCAGTCGGGCGTGCCGAGGTGCACGTCGG
This window harbors:
- a CDS encoding GGDEF domain-containing protein, with amino-acid sequence MSVTHRPLHRWLSVLAFLTLAYHAGDARAQLRPGEDAAATLATIDASKTSDHPGFVATLDRLGRVRDTLATDARAHFDYLVAWQVAYGGDYPRALPLLEDIADHSPGKVLRLRATATLINILGIGHRYQDAFIRLNGMVTALPGVTDHPARLQALLEAAQMLTTAGQYDLAADYADRGVAEAVTPAEACKANMVKLHAQYRGGRVDGNSPAFVQWVADCQKAGEVLVANALRADVAESAIARGDATAATALLERYYASVVRDQYPIQTAQFDALMARAAWAVGNVDGAERHAMAAIRNGVQGEFSETLVSATRTAYLVAKKRGDWRAATGWLERHMAADKGYLDDVTARALAYQVVKQELGASRLEADGLDKQNQILHLQREADLRDAQTNRLYFLMLLTLTATIVLWLLRTRRSQRRFMRQARHDSLTGISNRQYFVDQCTAALAEASRSREPIALALFDLDHFKQINDSFGHAEGDWVLLRVVAECRDHLAANDVFGRLGGEEFAVLFRATTPAQALERVERVRVAIGEPSTEHRTIARATASFGVACTGTFGYDLDRLLMKADEAMYAAKAAGRNRAIMATLRPAPAAASTP
- a CDS encoding acyltransferase, with protein sequence MTRLPGLDTLRAVAVAWVMLFHSYLVGGLGENFGLLERAGWMGVDLFFVLSGFLIGSQVFRGLRDGGSLDLRAFYARRAARILPAFLVVLGLYVAWPAWRETPQMQPAWQFLTFTFNLWFDAPDRYAFSHAWSLCVEEHFYLLFPLLALLLARRMTTRRFVASCLLVVLGGIVLRGVLWQAIIGPRIGTDLPVGPPFLQFLYYPTYARLDGLVAGVALAACAVYRPVWLARAQARGGLLLLGSAVLLGACIALCEGRRLGFWPNTVGYPLIALAMAGFVAAGAGGTWLARWRIPGAGWLARASYSLYLSHKGAFMLAEAAMGGRLDTSPVLRFMVFVVVVLAVGATLHYTVERPFLRWRERRSATLRGSSPAQGNSVAVIAAEAGMPATGQLEP
- a CDS encoding cobyrinate a,c-diamide synthase, whose translation is MTRHAPALLVSAPASGQGKTSITAALARAHARLGRRVRVFKTGPDFLDPMVLARASGAAVYQLDPWMGGEDDVRSRLYAAAGEADLILVEGVMGLFDGTPSSADLAARFGLPVLAVIDGSAMAQTFGALAHGLATYRSDVHVHGVLANRVAGDYHAALLRESLPPSLTWFGFVPGDVAMALPERHLGLVAADELGDLDARLDGLADALSGSHALALPLPVAFAPVAAASSVHGHAPLAGVRIAVAHDAAFCFVYPANLDVLREAGASIVPFSPLAGDALPPCDAAWLPGGYPELHMDVLAAHDGLRDALRAHVDAGKPLLAECGGLLYALETLEDVAGNHAPMAGLMRGHATVQPRMAALGMQSVTLPEGTLRGHSFHFARAEIDAPALAVAVNPSGGPTVEAVYRRNRMTATFMHLYFPSNPHAAVQLFSA
- the grxD gene encoding Grx4 family monothiol glutaredoxin — protein: MALDTPTRERIESLLAEHEVVLFMKGTRQQPMCGFSAAATNTLNDVVGQYHTVNVLEDPEIREGIKEYGQWPTIPQLYVKGELVGGSDIIRQMYTSGELYTLFGASAPDRTPPEITITEKAAEAIRGGMANAQGMALHLEIGPDHSAGFQLAPAGDHDIVTVASGIEVHFDPGSAQRAKGIVIDWVSTVQGEGLSLKFPGAVEIASMSVHELKDRLAAGDVVLVDVRPAHGRAAAAPLAGARILDEEGYEGLASLPKDTAIAFICHHGISSRTAAERMAAHGFTQIYSVDGGMDAWSREIDPTVPRY
- a CDS encoding UDP-2,3-diacylglucosamine diphosphatase, with protein sequence MAKLTCRSAFISDVHLGTPDCKAAYLLDFLRSVQCDTLYLVGDIVDLEALAKRHWWHPDHSAVIAELIAMAARGVDVVYIPGNHDYQMRGLAGSTIAGIRVELDALHEGADGRRYRVSHGDEFDPEHIGKRWLTLLGDTMHRFICWANRRMHSVRRRLDMPYLPLSIIIKSHIGLAMAYIRGYEQRVASDAAERGLDGHICGHIHFGHMRSIDGVLYLNDGDWVEHCTALVEDFGGAMELVHWTERYTPLGRASRETVLPSPEAVLAFAPLADCFSDLSRLTAEAA